CGCGCCTGTAATGTAGGACGCCCTGCGCGAAGCCAGGAAGGCCACCGCCCATCCAATATCCAAGGGGTCCCCAAGCCTCCCGAGAGGGACCCCCCTAGCCATTTTTGCTAGCTCTTCCTCAACCGAGGAGCCCAGCTCCCTGGACCTCATGCCAGCTACAGCCCGTAGCCTGTCAGTCTCTATATAACCCGGGACTATGGCGTTTACCCTGATCCCTGAGGGGCCTAGCTCTCTAGCCAGGAGTATCGTCATCGCGTGTAGGCCGGGGCGGAGCACGCTACTAGTAGCTATCTCGGGTAGGGGCTCCCAAGCCGCTATACTAGTTACGAATGTTATGGAGGGGTTCTCGGATTTTTCAAGGTAGGGGTAGGCGGTGGAAACTGCCTCGATAGCGGCCTCTATCAGCAGCCTGTAGCTGAGTCTCCAAGCCTTCATCTCCACGGCGAGGAATCTGCCTCCTGGCACGGGTGGCGGGACGTAGACGAGCGAGTCCAGGCCCCCGAGGAGCCCTGCCGCCTCCTCGACGAACCTTGCAGCCTCTCCCTCCTTCGACAGGTCAGCCGCTACCCCGTAAACCTCCCCCTTATCCTTCAAGGACTCCAGAGCCTTTTCAACCCCCTCAGGCTCTCTACCGTTTATAACCACCTTGGCCCCACAGGAGGCCAGTGCAGTGGCTATACCCCTGCCTATACCCTTGGTAGACGCCGTTACTGCCGCTCTCAAGCCTGTAAGCGATAAATCACAGTCCAAGGACTCCACCCTATTCTACCTCATCGAGGTATTCGCGGTTAGTGTAGATTGCCGAGTACGGTTCTTTAAGGTTAACTATAGCCCGCTTACCGGGGGTTGAGCTGTTGGAGGGACCCTCACCCAGTAGACCCGGCTTATCCTGGAGGAGGCCGGATCAGTGCTTGTCCATATGAGGCTCGCTGGAGCGCCAGCCTCCACTTTTCCAAGCATCGCCACCGGACCCCCGGAGGCCTGGGCGCTGCCGATTGTATAGTAGCGTATGGAGTCCCTTTGGCTTAGGGCCTCCTCGGGCCTGCAAGCCCTCTGCCTGCACTCTGACATTGCAGCCTTTATGGTGGCTAGAGGGTCTATAGGCTCGATAGGGGCGTCGGTTGAGAATGCAAGGTTGACTCCGGCTCCGGCCATAGTCTTGAACGGGTATGCCCATTCCATCCTATCGCCTCCTATTCTATCCTCTATCCACCAGTCGGAGACCCTGAAGTGGGGTTGAACCACGACGTGGACCCCTAGCCCAGCGAGCTCGTGGATCTGGCTTCTCCTCGCTATGCTTGCATGCTCGACTCTACCCGAGGCTCCGGGCTGTAGCTCGCTGTAGGCTTCTATCACCTCGTCGAGTGCCGCGTCTCCTATGGCGTGGACTGCTATCCTGAGACCCCTCTCTAGAACTCTCCCCCCTATATCGACTATCTCCCTGCTGGTCAGCAGCCTTATGCCCCGGTTCCCGGGGTCGTCGCTGTAGTCCCTGGAGAGGTATGCGGTTCTAGCACCTAGGCTCCCGTCTGCAAACTCCTTCACGCCAGCCACCGCTGCCTGCAGCGAGCCCTTTAGGACTGCTATCGAGTCTGCGAGGTCCCGGGTCCTGGGATAGCATGCTACCCTAAGTGGTGGCATTTCTCCCCTGTCCTCTAGGGCCTTTAGAGCTCTCGCCTCGGAGAGCGGGCATGACATGCTGGATACTCCGCCTATCCCGTGGGAGTATGCCTCTTCTAGCCCAGTCTTGACTAGGTCGACTACGTCTACTAGGTTGAGGAGCTGGTTTACCACATGCTCGACGGCATCCTCATATACTATGCCTCGCTCCCTATCGACCAGGTCCGGATACTTCTCGTGGACTCGCGTCATTTCTAGAGCCCTGGTGTTGACTACCGCCAGGTGGCCGCATACTCTAACGGCGACGGCCGGCCTGTCATCGATGTACTGGTCTAGGATCCTCCTGGTTGGTAGGGTCCCTCTATCGGTGAAGGATTCCTGGTCCCAGCCCCTCCCATAGGCCAGGGGGCCCTGGGCTCTTGCCAGCTGTCTCGCCACGTCCTCAGGGCTCCTGGCATTCGAGAGGTCCACCCCATTCTTCAACAATCCTATCCAGGTCAAGTGGAGGTGGGCGTCTACGAACGAGGGAAGCACGTAGCCCTCTACCACGATATCTCTCGCGTAGGAGGCCCTTCTATTTACTCCCCTGATGTACCCGTCCTCGACTAGTAGCACGTCTCCAACATAGTCCATGCTTCCATCGTATACGCCGAGGGACACGATATTATACGCCGGCAAGAGCAGCACACCATGCTTAACGTGACTATACACCTGTAATTTAGGCTAGCACCTAGAGGGTCCACCACCATATTTTACTCTCCAACACACAACGCCTTCAACTAAACGGGGCTAGCGGCGTGGAGAAGGGGCTAATGCTGAAGGTGCCGTGGCGGATAATGGCGGGAGAAGAGATCCGCCTCGGCGATATCAAGATCAAGCGAAGCAGTGACGGCGACCTCGAGGCTTGCGACAGGTATGGATGCGTATCGGCGAGGGTCCCTCCGGAGCGGCCTGTGCACGCGGTCCCGATACCAGCAATCTATAGGGTGCTCTCGGCGACCCCCTACATCTACGTCGACTTCGATAAGAGGATACTGATCGAGGAGGGCGAGGACTACTGGACGCTAGCACCCATAGAGATAGAAGTGTATGCAGGGGAGCTAGCCCTGGTCAGGCTCGCGCCCTCTAAAGTGAAGCACACACTGATAGGCGATGTGGTAGAGGGGACCCTCGCCCGCTACTACAAGGCAAGCGCAGTATTCGACGAGGAAGACCTTGAGTACCAGGAGGGCACCGCGATCGTCCGCTTCATAGTGAGGGGGTCGAGCGTGCTATTGCCTGGAGTGGGCTTCAACGCTTCTGGAGCAGACTTCTACGTCGACGACGAGGGGAGACTCTATTATCCACAGCTAGAGGTGGCAGTCCAGGGTAATGTGGCGGTGACCAGGAGGTTCGAGGTGCCCCCCAAGAACGGGCTTAGACCCGTCCGCTTCGAGCCCTACCGCATAAGGAGGATGCATATACCGGTCGGCTTCACCTACACGCTACCCTTCACGATGAAGGTCGACGTCGTCAAGAGGTATCTACCGCAGCCCTAGGAGGTGTATGGTCAATGGCTAGCAGCGCCCTAGCGTCCCTGGAGTCGCTTGAGCAGACTATCGTGACGAACGCGGGCAAGGTGCTGGTGGCGCTAGCGATACTGGTGGCCGGGATCCTCTTCGCGGTGCTGGTCAAGCTGGTGATAAAGAGGAGCCTCTACCAGAGGCTACCAGCACACGTCTATAAGCCCCTGGAATCCGCGGTCTACTACTCGCTCCTGATACTCGCTGGGGTGGCCGCCCTCACGCCTTTCGGCATAAGCCTTAGCTCCCTGGTTATAGCGGGTGGCTTCGCCGGCATCGTGGTCGGCCTCGCCACCCAGAGCACTCTCAGCAACCTCGTCAGCGGTATCATGATACTTATAGAGCAGCCATTGAAGATAGGGGATCCCGTCACGATATCGAATTATTCCGGGATCATAACAGGGATCAACGTCTTCTCCACCCTCCTGAGAACCTGGGACGGGCCGATCGTCAGGATACCTAACAACGAGGTATTCAACAGTATAATCACGAACTACTCGCGCATGAAGGCTAGGAGGGTCGAGTTCGCCATAGGAGTACACTATGAGTCCGATATAGACCACGTCGTCAGCACCCTGAAGAAGTTCATGGAAGAACACCCACTATGCCTAGTTAACCCGGGGCCGGAAGTCTTCGTAGACAAATACGGCGACAGCAGTATAGTATTCAAGATGAGATGCTGGACTCCAACCCAGGCCTGGTTCGCAACCAAGATAGAGCTACAGACCAGGCTGAAGAAAGTACTGGAAGAGGCTGGGATAAAGATACCCTACCCACAGCTAGACGTGCACTTCATAGACGAGCTACGCGTTAGGCTAGGTGAGCCGCGAAGAGAAGGGAAAGACTAGAAGGAACTTCTAACAAGCACTCTTTCACGAAGTATATAGCCCCACACCTATAGCCTCCACGCCGTCATACTAGATGGTGGATGAAGGAAGTGCACAGCCACCACGCGGCGACAAGAGAGTCGGGAGCTATAAGCGAGTTAAAGGACTGCGACAGGATAGTAGTCCTAGTCGGAGCTCCCAACGCCGGTAAAAGCGTCCTGTTCAACACGCTCACGGGAAGATCATCCACCGTAGCAAACTGGCCTGGAGTAACAGTTGACCTACATATAGGCAGGCTAGAGGCAGACGGGAAGCGTATATGTATCGTGGACGCCCCAGGGGCATATGGCCTGGTGCCGACAAGCCCCGAGGAGAACGTTACACTCGAAGCCCTACTCAAGCTTAAACCCGACGTCATAATAGCACTGCTAGACTCCACGAATCCGGAGGGGAGCCTTAACCTTATAGTCCAGCTCATCGAAATGGCTCCCCACAAGACGATTATCGCTTTAACCAAGCACGCGCTCAGCCACACGCTAGGCATACACATTGACGTCGAGCAACTGAGTAAAGCCCTTGGCGTGCCTATTGTAGTCACGTCGGCTCTGGAGGGAGAGGGTCTAAACCTACTATACGACTACATCACCGGCGAGTCTGGGTGGAGCTCGAAGCCTCTCCTCATAGACTATGGATTACTAGAGGATGAGATAGGAAGGCTGGCTTCCAACCCGGGAGTAAGAGAGGTGGCCGCTCGGTTCGACGTCTCTCCCAGATGGATCGCCGTGCAACTTCTAAATAGAAACGAGGCGCTCGCATACATAATAGAAGAGTTCGGCTATAACGATGTGCTCGAAGAAGCGGGCAGAATCTACGAGAGTGCTGAGAAGAAGGTCTCCCTGCAACCGGAGCTCTACCTAGCAGAGAGGAGGCTTAAGTTCGTAGAGGATCTAGCCTCTAGTGTCATCGTTAAGAGAAAGCCAGCGGGCGGCTACTGGCAGAAGCTCGCCGACGTACTACTGCACCCTCTCTATGGGCCTATTGCCAGCTTCCTTGGGCTCTTCGCGACCTTTGGGGCGGTATTCTCTCTAAACACGGGCTTTCCCCTAAACATGATCTTCAGGTACATGGGGTGGGAGGGTGCTGCTAGAGCTCTGGAGGAGTACAACCTCTCTAGCCTGCTGGAGTCCCTGTTCGCGCGTCTATCCGGTGTTGTTGGAGAGCACCTATCCCAGCCTTGGGCGGGCCTCATCGGAGACGGTATAATAGGTGGAGTCGGGTTCGTGTTGAGCTTCCTCCCGCTAGTTATGCTTGTCTACCTCTCACTGGGTATATTGGAGGATTCCGGTATAGCTACTCGAATGGCGATAAGCTTCCATCCCCTATTCTATAGGTTTGGGCTCTCCGGTCGCAGCGTTTTCCCGCTCCTACTGGGCATGGGTTGCAACGTCCCAGCCGAGTACGCTACCAGGGGGTTGCCCGAGGATGAACGGTTCCGAGCAGCTTTCGCCGTCCCCTTCATACCGTGCCAGGCCAGGCTTGCGGTCATAATAGCGATAACCAGCGTTTTGATACACAGCGTTCTCATCCAGACTATAGCTGTCTCTATTGTATACGTTGAGGCATTAATCGCGGCACTGATGACGGCCTGGATAGCCTCCAGATTCATCCAGAAACGCATCTATATGAAGAAGAGAATACCCTACGAAGCAAAGCCCGAACTCATAATGGAGCTACCCCCCGTTCATAGACCCCACTGGAAAGTCATATGGTGGTATGTCCGCGACAACACAGCCCACTTCATAAAGAAGGCCGGAACCATAATCTTCCTATTGGCAATCGTGACCTGGGGACTACTCTCCTACGGTCCAACCGGCTACACTGAGGACCCTGCGCTCAGCTATGGCGGGATAATAGGAGAGAGAGTGGGCGACCTCATGAGGCTAATCGGCGTGGGCGAGGACAGAGACCAGGTGCTCGGACTAGCACTGGTGGATGGGCTTATAGCTAAGGAGGGTGTTTTGACCGCTATCGCCATCACTCTGGGCTATAGCGAGGAGACTAGTCAAGTCGCTGTTGAGAAACTCGGCCTCTCAGTACCCCAGGCGGTGGGCTTCCTGGTAATGATAACACTGTACTTCCCCTGCATAGCGACCCTGGCGGCCATGAGGAGCATTGTGAAATCGTGGAGACTAGTGGCACTCTACGCTATCTACTCTATACTAATAGCTATCCTATTCGCTACTATAACGTATCACGTGGTGGAGATGCTTGTCTAGCACGATAGTAGAGTTCCTGGAAAAGGCTAGAGCTGGAAAAAGCGTTGAGCAGATAGCCCGGGAACTCGGCATCCCCCTCTCCAGGGCTAGGCTACTGGCTTCAACACTAGCCGGGAGCGGCCTCATCAAGCCCCTCGGAGATACCGGTGCTAGCTCCACCTGTGGGGACTGCTCCGTGTGCCCGCTTCGACGCTTCTGCGGGTTCACTCCACTCCGACGCGCTGAGCGGTCTTAACCATCTCAAGCGCAGCTATAGGGTACCTCATGATCACCGAGTAGTTACCCTTCTCGACCACTAGCTTCCTCCTCAGTATGGCGGTTAGCGGGTTGATCTTCCCGGATATAATGTCTAGCCAGTCGTTGTACGTGGCTGACAGGATGAAGGGCGCGTCCGCCTGGCTAGCGTCATCGTACCACTCTACTCCCTCGCACTTGCCATTGTTCAGCTTAAGTATGAAGCCTGGCTTCTTCCCTTCGAACTCCTTATCGAGTTCCTCGGGGAGCTTTGATATCTTGAAGAGTATCGGCCACACCCATCCTTTGCCGCTCCTCTCGTAGTTCGGGTTGTTGTTGAGCTCGCGGCAGTAGGCTTCTGCCCACTCCTTGCTAGGAAAACGGGGCATGGCTCTGCACCGTTACCCTTTATGTGTTGAGAGGCGATATATTTCGGTTTGCCCGGATGGATTAATGCAGCCTAGTAGAGCGACTCCAGTAGCTCCCTGAGCTCCTCGGGCGCCGGTATTAGTCTTGCGTACGCGATAGATGGATCGTGATAGGCTTCCTCCACGACCAGGTCTATCACCTCCTCGAACCTGGACCTTTCCACGCCATAGTCTCTTATCCTGTGCTTGAACCCGACCTCCTTGTAGAACGCTAGTATGTGATCATATAGTGTATCTCGCGGCTCTAGGCCGTAGACGGATTCCAGGATTGTCTTAACCATTTCATA
Above is a window of Candidatus Thermodiscus eudorianus DNA encoding:
- a CDS encoding SDR family oxidoreductase, whose protein sequence is MDCDLSLTGLRAAVTASTKGIGRGIATALASCGAKVVINGREPEGVEKALESLKDKGEVYGVAADLSKEGEAARFVEEAAGLLGGLDSLVYVPPPVPGGRFLAVEMKAWRLSYRLLIEAAIEAVSTAYPYLEKSENPSITFVTSIAAWEPLPEIATSSVLRPGLHAMTILLARELGPSGIRVNAIVPGYIETDRLRAVAGMRSRELGSSVEEELAKMARGVPLGRLGDPLDIGWAVAFLASRRASYITGALVPVSGGLHSSIH
- a CDS encoding amidohydrolase: MPAYNIVSLGVYDGSMDYVGDVLLVEDGYIRGVNRRASYARDIVVEGYVLPSFVDAHLHLTWIGLLKNGVDLSNARSPEDVARQLARAQGPLAYGRGWDQESFTDRGTLPTRRILDQYIDDRPAVAVRVCGHLAVVNTRALEMTRVHEKYPDLVDRERGIVYEDAVEHVVNQLLNLVDVVDLVKTGLEEAYSHGIGGVSSMSCPLSEARALKALEDRGEMPPLRVACYPRTRDLADSIAVLKGSLQAAVAGVKEFADGSLGARTAYLSRDYSDDPGNRGIRLLTSREIVDIGGRVLERGLRIAVHAIGDAALDEVIEAYSELQPGASGRVEHASIARRSQIHELAGLGVHVVVQPHFRVSDWWIEDRIGGDRMEWAYPFKTMAGAGVNLAFSTDAPIEPIDPLATIKAAMSECRQRACRPEEALSQRDSIRYYTIGSAQASGGPVAMLGKVEAGAPASLIWTSTDPASSRISRVYWVRVPPTAQPPVSGL
- a CDS encoding DUF432 domain-containing protein produces the protein MEKGLMLKVPWRIMAGEEIRLGDIKIKRSSDGDLEACDRYGCVSARVPPERPVHAVPIPAIYRVLSATPYIYVDFDKRILIEEGEDYWTLAPIEIEVYAGELALVRLAPSKVKHTLIGDVVEGTLARYYKASAVFDEEDLEYQEGTAIVRFIVRGSSVLLPGVGFNASGADFYVDDEGRLYYPQLEVAVQGNVAVTRRFEVPPKNGLRPVRFEPYRIRRMHIPVGFTYTLPFTMKVDVVKRYLPQP
- a CDS encoding mechanosensitive ion channel family protein, whose translation is MASSALASLESLEQTIVTNAGKVLVALAILVAGILFAVLVKLVIKRSLYQRLPAHVYKPLESAVYYSLLILAGVAALTPFGISLSSLVIAGGFAGIVVGLATQSTLSNLVSGIMILIEQPLKIGDPVTISNYSGIITGINVFSTLLRTWDGPIVRIPNNEVFNSIITNYSRMKARRVEFAIGVHYESDIDHVVSTLKKFMEEHPLCLVNPGPEVFVDKYGDSSIVFKMRCWTPTQAWFATKIELQTRLKKVLEEAGIKIPYPQLDVHFIDELRVRLGEPRREGKD
- the feoB gene encoding ferrous iron transport protein B, with amino-acid sequence MKEVHSHHAATRESGAISELKDCDRIVVLVGAPNAGKSVLFNTLTGRSSTVANWPGVTVDLHIGRLEADGKRICIVDAPGAYGLVPTSPEENVTLEALLKLKPDVIIALLDSTNPEGSLNLIVQLIEMAPHKTIIALTKHALSHTLGIHIDVEQLSKALGVPIVVTSALEGEGLNLLYDYITGESGWSSKPLLIDYGLLEDEIGRLASNPGVREVAARFDVSPRWIAVQLLNRNEALAYIIEEFGYNDVLEEAGRIYESAEKKVSLQPELYLAERRLKFVEDLASSVIVKRKPAGGYWQKLADVLLHPLYGPIASFLGLFATFGAVFSLNTGFPLNMIFRYMGWEGAARALEEYNLSSLLESLFARLSGVVGEHLSQPWAGLIGDGIIGGVGFVLSFLPLVMLVYLSLGILEDSGIATRMAISFHPLFYRFGLSGRSVFPLLLGMGCNVPAEYATRGLPEDERFRAAFAVPFIPCQARLAVIIAITSVLIHSVLIQTIAVSIVYVEALIAALMTAWIASRFIQKRIYMKKRIPYEAKPELIMELPPVHRPHWKVIWWYVRDNTAHFIKKAGTIIFLLAIVTWGLLSYGPTGYTEDPALSYGGIIGERVGDLMRLIGVGEDRDQVLGLALVDGLIAKEGVLTAIAITLGYSEETSQVAVEKLGLSVPQAVGFLVMITLYFPCIATLAAMRSIVKSWRLVALYAIYSILIAILFATITYHVVEMLV
- a CDS encoding helix-turn-helix domain-containing protein encodes the protein MSSTIVEFLEKARAGKSVEQIARELGIPLSRARLLASTLAGSGLIKPLGDTGASSTCGDCSVCPLRRFCGFTPLRRAERS
- a CDS encoding SCP2 sterol-binding domain-containing protein, producing the protein MPRFPSKEWAEAYCRELNNNPNYERSGKGWVWPILFKISKLPEELDKEFEGKKPGFILKLNNGKCEGVEWYDDASQADAPFILSATYNDWLDIISGKINPLTAILRRKLVVEKGNYSVIMRYPIAALEMVKTAQRVGVE